The nucleotide sequence GCCGGGGCACGGATTCCCCGGAAGTGGTGGCCAAGCGCCTGGCCGCCGCCCAGGGCGAACTGGCCCAGGCCCCGCTCTTCGACTACTGGGTGGAAAACGCCGAACTGGACGCCGCCTACGGCGACTTGAAGGCCATCTATCTGGCCGAGCGCCGCCGGCCGGGACGCCATCCCGATTTTCTGGGCGAACTCCTGGCCCAGTGGGAAGCGGCCGTTTGACGCCTCCCGAATCAGACCTGCGGCGTTGACCGGTTTCCCTGTTCCCTGATAGAGATGCGTAAACAGGATCGTCACAAAGCATAAGCCATGAGCCAAAAGACTCCGGAATCCCACGATGCCGCGACCGCTCCCGCGCGCGAACGCATCAAGGGCATCTTCTCCACCCAGGCCATCCAGAAGGTCGGCACGGGCACGACGACCCGCCGCACCATCCAGAAGATGTACTGGTTCGTGGAAGAAGACGACAAGCATGTCCTGGAGATCCAGCCGCTCAACAAAAATTACGTGCCGTCCGGCCCCAAGCGCAACATCAGCCTGGACGAATTGCTGGAAAAGTTCTCCCCCGAGCCGGAGTTCTACGTCTCCACGGTGTATCCACGCCTGCGCGAACTCAACATGGTCATCCAGAAGGGCGAGCGCCACCGTGAAAAGGGCGAGACGTTTTGCGCCGAACTGGAATTCGGCCAGGCGCTGGCCGTGGACGAGGACAACGTCCGTGCCAACTTCGGCCTGGGACTCACCTACCTTGACCGGGGCGAGGCCAACAAGGCCGACGACATCTTCCAGCGGCTGGTT is from Solidesulfovibrio magneticus RS-1 and encodes:
- a CDS encoding tetratricopeptide repeat protein: MSQKTPESHDAATAPARERIKGIFSTQAIQKVGTGTTTRRTIQKMYWFVEEDDKHVLEIQPLNKNYVPSGPKRNISLDELLEKFSPEPEFYVSTVYPRLRELNMVIQKGERHREKGETFCAELEFGQALAVDEDNVRANFGLGLTYLDRGEANKADDIFQRLVRLDAAFEKSHKHLFNEFGINLRKNKMTDQALEYYRRAEELSIRDDNLMFNIARAFFDKKQYAQTMEYLQKALELNPDQAEARKFAEFLIAKGLAKAELPAASLPLGASPTDDAAAARAVGVTMDTEPLTDEAG